The proteins below come from a single Candidatus Poribacteria bacterium genomic window:
- a CDS encoding mercuric reductase — protein sequence MYDLTIIGGGSAGLVLAVAGAKLGKKTALVEKHRIGGDCLWTGCVPSKALLKAAKVANYIQNAEKYGVAATDGTPNWQRVMEYVQSTQHTIEEEHDNPERFREMGVDVIFGSGHFESSDTFVVEDVENNETRTLKSKKFVISTGSRPLAPPIPGLELCDYLDSETVWELEEFPERLLVVGAGPIGVELGQAFHRLGADVTIVQRSERILTKEDTDVSEQMLHYLRADGLTLRLNTNITAVAQNGEGTKVVLSSSEGGSTEQTFDKILIAAGRAPNVEGLELDKIGVQVGRRGIEVNNKLQTSVKNIYAAGDVIGHYLFTHVAAFQAQLLIRNIFFPFSKTINYGVVPWTTFCDPEVARCGLTEVEAREKHGDVDVFTLDQTDVDRAVAEGETQGFTKVIASRWSGKILGVHIVGANAGEVIHEYVLAMQTGIPLRKLSGMIHVYPTFSSSTWRVAGKWFSEGTLIQTLRKLVRSS from the coding sequence ATGTATGATTTGACAATCATCGGCGGTGGCAGCGCGGGTCTTGTGCTCGCGGTGGCGGGCGCAAAGTTAGGCAAAAAGACAGCACTTGTGGAAAAGCATCGTATTGGCGGTGATTGCCTCTGGACGGGATGCGTGCCATCGAAAGCACTCCTGAAAGCGGCGAAGGTCGCGAATTACATACAGAACGCAGAGAAATATGGCGTTGCAGCCACAGACGGTACACCTAACTGGCAGCGGGTGATGGAATACGTGCAAAGTACGCAACACACAATTGAAGAGGAACACGACAATCCTGAACGGTTCCGCGAGATGGGAGTCGATGTTATCTTCGGAAGCGGACACTTTGAATCGTCCGATACTTTCGTCGTAGAAGATGTTGAGAATAACGAGACACGCACCCTCAAAAGCAAAAAATTCGTGATTAGCACGGGGTCTCGCCCCCTTGCCCCTCCTATACCCGGATTGGAACTCTGTGATTATCTTGATAGCGAAACAGTTTGGGAATTAGAAGAGTTCCCTGAACGGCTGTTGGTTGTTGGTGCGGGTCCAATCGGTGTTGAGCTCGGACAGGCATTTCATCGTCTCGGTGCCGATGTGACGATAGTCCAACGGAGTGAACGCATCTTGACGAAAGAAGATACCGATGTCTCTGAACAGATGCTCCACTACCTTCGCGCAGACGGTCTCACCCTCCGACTCAACACGAATATAACAGCGGTCGCACAAAATGGAGAAGGCACAAAGGTGGTTCTCAGCAGTAGTGAAGGGGGTAGTACAGAACAGACGTTCGATAAAATCCTAATCGCTGCAGGTCGCGCACCGAACGTTGAGGGTTTAGAACTCGATAAAATCGGAGTTCAGGTAGGTAGACGCGGAATCGAAGTGAACAACAAACTTCAGACGAGCGTCAAAAATATTTATGCTGCAGGTGATGTGATTGGACACTATCTGTTTACGCACGTCGCAGCGTTTCAAGCGCAGCTGCTCATCCGCAATATCTTTTTCCCTTTCTCCAAAACGATTAACTACGGTGTCGTCCCGTGGACGACCTTCTGTGATCCAGAAGTCGCTCGATGCGGATTGACGGAGGTAGAGGCACGCGAGAAACATGGTGATGTTGACGTGTTCACACTCGACCAAACGGATGTTGATAGAGCGGTTGCTGAAGGTGAGACGCAAGGTTTCACAAAAGTTATTGCGAGTCGGTGGAGTGGGAAAATATTAGGCGTTCACATTGTGGGAGCTAACGCGGGTGAAGTTATCCATGAATACGTCTTGGCGATGCAGACGGGAATTCCCTTGCGGAAATTGAGTGGTATGATCCACGTGTATCCGACTTTTTCGAGCAGTACGTGGCGCGTGGCAGGGAAATGGTTCTCAGAGGGAACGTTGATTCAGACTTTGCGGAAATTGGTTCGGTCAAGTTGA